GGAATAACTTTTAGCAGGATTTACGAGTCCCAGACCCAATGCAGCCATGGCGGCTTTCTTTAAAAAAGTCCTTCTATCGGTATCATTCATGGTTAAATTGTATTGCTATGATTGATTTTCGAATTACCATTAACTCCGATCATTATTGACTACAAATATTTAGATGGAAATTTCCAGGGTGATCTGTATTCCGGAACAGCAAGCCTGGCGGCTTCTTTATCCCCAACAATCTCCTCCTTGTAAGGATCAAACCGGATCGATCTGCCAAGCTTCATTGACAACACACTCAATTCAATGGGAGCATCAATCCTAATGTGATATTCGGGATTACAAAGCGGTTGTTTGCGTGATTTGATGCTTTCAACCCATTCAAGTTCCTGTCCGGGGGAAGAAGGAATGGATTTCGGGGGAGTTTCCATATTCTTCATTCTGTTTCCTTCCGGATATATCTCATGATTGTTATAATCGGTACGCAATGTTCCATTCACACCATGGAAATATATACCCAGCCTGCGTCTTGCTTCACGCCCACGCAGAAAATCAAATCCGTAGCTGTTGGTGGACGACTGCATCCAGGTTAAGGTAAGGTTGGGATAGCGCAGTATGACCTCATGATTGTCATATGCATCGCTGTCATCCTTTATGATGTATCTTCCTCCGCTCGCACTGATTTCATGGGGATAATCCAGATTCAATGCCCAGACCGGCAAATCTATAATGTGGGGTGCCATACCCGGGGTCCAGCCTCCACTGAAATCCATCCAGAAGCAATGATAGAATGCATTCTTTACCAGATTTGGATTAAAGGGTTGCATTCTGGCCGGTCCTACCCACATATCCCAGTCCAGTCCCTCGGGTACAACATAGGTATTATTTCCGCGGCCAATGCCATTGGGAGCTTCATTCATAACGAAAAAAGTTCGCACGGTGGAAATCTCTCCCAGATTTCCCGACCGAACCAGCTCAACCATGCGACGATAGTGATCTCCTGCATGAATCTGGGTGCCGATCTGGCACATGACGTTGTTTTCTCTTACTGCGTTTCTTACTGCCAGGCTTTCGCCCAGATGCATGGTCATGGGTTTTTGCAGGTAAATGTCCAGGCCTGCTTCCGCTGCTTCAACAGCCTGTATGGTATGCCAGTGCGCCGGTGTAGCAATGATAACCGCATCAAGTCCCTTATGTTGCAATAATTCTCTGTAATCGTGATAAGGGGTGCAGGTATCCTTGAACTTCTCAACAATCGGATCAAGACGTTTCTTCCATACATCGCATGCGGCGGTCACCACAATATCAGGATGCTTTACACAATTGTTCAGATTGGCTGTTCCGAGATCACCACATCCAATGATGCCCAGGTTGATCTTATCGCTGGGTGCAGATGTACCATTTGCGCCGAGTGCAGAGGATTTAACTATGAATGGCGCCGCAACTGCCGCCATAGATGTAGTTTTGATAAAACTTCTTCTTGTGTATTTTTTGGTGTTTTCGTTGTTTTTCATGATCGGACATTTTTATGAGGTTGAATAATTAAGTATTTATTAAAGTTTCCTTTATCTGCCAGTTCAGTTTATCTCCTGAATAAAGGAATAATCAGGTGCTACTTTATTATGATAGGCATCCCAGCGCTGAATAGAGATAGACTGTTCAGGTCTGCCCCCTTTATGGGTGATCAGCCTGTAACGCAATATGAGCGGTTTTTCTTTGCTGAGTGGATATCTGGTGTTGGGCTCCGGGAATGTCGGCTGGACCCATGCAAGATCAGGGTATTCAACCCATTTACCGGGATAGTCGGGATTACTGCTGTGCTGCAATACCATCAATCCGGTTTTCGTGTTGGCTCCTTCGAGTAGCCCGTTAAAATCAGACCATGCCCTTAAAGGTTCCGAACCCGCTTCATCGGTGTGATATGAGATATCTTGTTCATCGGGAGTCTGCATACGCAGGTTTAGCCCGCCGTAGCTGTCCGTTCGTCTTGTAGCTATGGTAATGCTGTCCTTTAATGCGGTAAATTTCAGGGTTAAATCAATGACACGGGATTCTGGCGTTGCTCGATATACCCTTATTACAGAATGCTCGCGTACAATAGGCAGGGAATCCTCCCACATCCATAAATTTTCAGCCACTATCTGGGCAAAAACAGGTCCGCTCGTAAGCTGAACTTCGTCTGTTGGTCTTGCAAAAACCCGTTGTAAGGCATAAATGTCTGCCCGTTCTGATCCAAATTCCACTTCAGGCCAGGCCCAGAAAATGCCCCGGTGATGGGGATGTCCCCCTTCAGGCCAGT
This region of Bacteroidales bacterium genomic DNA includes:
- a CDS encoding twin-arginine translocation signal domain-containing protein, giving the protein MNDTDRRTFLKKAAMAALGLGLVNPAKSYS
- a CDS encoding Gfo/Idh/MocA family oxidoreductase, whose translation is MKNNENTKKYTRRSFIKTTSMAAVAAPFIVKSSALGANGTSAPSDKINLGIIGCGDLGTANLNNCVKHPDIVVTAACDVWKKRLDPIVEKFKDTCTPYHDYRELLQHKGLDAVIIATPAHWHTIQAVEAAEAGLDIYLQKPMTMHLGESLAVRNAVRENNVMCQIGTQIHAGDHYRRMVELVRSGNLGEISTVRTFFVMNEAPNGIGRGNNTYVVPEGLDWDMWVGPARMQPFNPNLVKNAFYHCFWMDFSGGWTPGMAPHIIDLPVWALNLDYPHEISASGGRYIIKDDSDAYDNHEVILRYPNLTLTWMQSSTNSYGFDFLRGREARRRLGIYFHGVNGTLRTDYNNHEIYPEGNRMKNMETPPKSIPSSPGQELEWVESIKSRKQPLCNPEYHIRIDAPIELSVLSMKLGRSIRFDPYKEEIVGDKEAARLAVPEYRSPWKFPSKYL
- a CDS encoding PmoA family protein yields the protein MKHLISLTKILIYLLILGTYACTSNTRELTIDDPNGELSETQAPVSLNVQLNDALASAGDQASLGILDGSASGDENMIPAQLDETSGDGTSKIVLLMPGQKSGSSTFTLTKSAAPFDEVMTASRDSKTGQIQIKENGEQILQYNYETIYEEDVIRLEEAKEEQYTRTKEDTFVTVSRYAVPRSDYIHPLYGLEGEMLTRDWPEGGHPHHRGIFWAWPEVEFGSERADIYALQRVFARPTDEVQLTSGPVFAQIVAENLWMWEDSLPIVREHSVIRVYRATPESRVIDLTLKFTALKDSITIATRRTDSYGGLNLRMQTPDEQDISYHTDEAGSEPLRAWSDFNGLLEGANTKTGLMVLQHSSNPDYPGKWVEYPDLAWVQPTFPEPNTRYPLSKEKPLILRYRLITHKGGRPEQSISIQRWDAYHNKVAPDYSFIQEIN